One segment of Sinorhizobium mexicanum DNA contains the following:
- a CDS encoding GNAT family N-acetyltransferase has product MLERLVQPTPRNFVEVDVSIEEGAAIRRLSVKDVDVFRRIRLEALSHEPFSFASVFGDWVHLSDRQWRQHLDQPVFVAFLSGQPVGMMGLRFERARKMAHRAKLVSVYVRKCERGTGIAANLLHDVAGHARDHGVLQLELAVNAENSAAIHFYQRHGFVEVGRIPNGFQGHGAESDELIMVLRL; this is encoded by the coding sequence ATGCTGGAGCGTCTAGTGCAACCGACACCCAGGAACTTTGTGGAGGTCGATGTGTCGATTGAAGAAGGGGCGGCGATCAGGCGCCTGTCAGTCAAGGACGTGGACGTGTTTCGCCGCATACGTCTGGAGGCGCTTTCACACGAACCGTTTTCGTTTGCGAGTGTATTTGGTGATTGGGTCCATCTCTCCGACCGCCAATGGCGCCAACATCTGGACCAGCCGGTTTTCGTCGCATTCCTGAGTGGGCAGCCCGTCGGCATGATGGGGCTCAGGTTTGAGCGAGCAAGGAAAATGGCGCATCGCGCGAAGCTCGTCAGCGTCTATGTGCGCAAATGCGAACGAGGTACCGGGATTGCGGCAAACCTCTTGCATGACGTTGCAGGGCATGCACGAGACCACGGAGTTCTGCAGCTGGAGCTTGCGGTGAATGCAGAAAATTCGGCAGCAATACACTTCTATCAACGCCACGGTTTCGTAGAGGTTGGCCGCATTCCAAACGGCTTCCAGGGTCACGGTGCGGAGAGTGACGAGTTGATCATGGTCCTGCGCTTGTAG
- a CDS encoding class I SAM-dependent methyltransferase produces MVNRLTIEHWRNAPRLTSFAAFFERTASGQGGAPDLAEPQLDMSMLDFDLEGAVFADTHRRLWGHFDNHYFASIPYRLEEECRLGAAILSFGLRTWARSASPTTIYTLGTGTGCLARTLATLGNGRIKALCCSPTAANRTSFFANRGSEHAHFFHGPFFELDDARYATDEDLLPFRSGFDVLLEDTTFQMYDRDRLKQLEFVVPRLRPGGLLVQVQKLAHEDRDIYEERERQKDELFKSRFFSTGHISEKKDEVLNTMTDLQVDLVTTIAALRAFFRYSVLTWNSGNFYTIVSSNSRASMVELISLMLKPAIPPGYCYENLPVAIVDTEVEALGPDLTWRSANTMMLLAPRRMAS; encoded by the coding sequence ATGGTGAATCGACTAACAATTGAACACTGGCGAAACGCTCCTAGGCTCACATCATTCGCAGCGTTCTTCGAAAGGACCGCAAGCGGACAGGGCGGAGCACCGGACCTTGCCGAGCCGCAACTCGACATGAGCATGCTCGACTTCGATCTCGAGGGCGCGGTCTTTGCGGATACGCATCGGCGTCTTTGGGGCCATTTTGACAACCATTACTTTGCCAGCATCCCTTATAGGCTCGAAGAGGAATGCCGCCTGGGTGCAGCGATACTTTCTTTCGGCCTGAGGACCTGGGCCCGCAGCGCCTCCCCAACGACAATATACACGCTGGGCACGGGCACAGGTTGCCTTGCGCGCACGCTTGCCACGCTTGGCAATGGCCGCATCAAGGCGCTCTGCTGCAGTCCGACGGCAGCCAATCGTACATCCTTCTTTGCGAACCGGGGAAGCGAGCACGCGCACTTCTTCCACGGACCATTCTTTGAGTTGGACGACGCCCGATATGCGACCGACGAGGATCTTCTCCCATTTCGCAGCGGTTTTGACGTGCTGTTGGAGGACACGACGTTTCAGATGTACGACCGTGACCGGCTAAAGCAGCTGGAGTTCGTCGTGCCTCGCCTACGGCCTGGCGGTCTCCTCGTGCAGGTGCAGAAGCTCGCGCATGAAGACCGCGACATCTATGAGGAACGCGAGCGGCAGAAGGATGAGCTTTTCAAGTCTCGATTCTTCTCGACAGGTCACATCTCCGAGAAAAAGGATGAAGTCCTGAACACGATGACGGATCTTCAAGTCGATCTGGTAACCACGATAGCCGCTCTGAGGGCGTTTTTTCGATATTCGGTGCTAACCTGGAACAGCGGGAACTTCTACACTATCGTGTCATCCAATTCCCGGGCTTCCATGGTGGAATTGATTTCGTTGATGTTGAAGCCGGCAATTCCACCAGGCTATTGCTACGAAAATTTACCGGTCGCGATCGTCGATACCGAGGTAGAGGCGTTGGGTCCTGATCTGACGTGGCGCAGCGCGAACACCATGATGCTGCTCGCGCCGAGGCGCATGGCGTCATGA
- a CDS encoding helix-turn-helix transcriptional regulator, with amino-acid sequence MVDNRRLSSSLGTLKSAKDRGDLHPALDELCARYGLSHMTFLVVCSGGPSGLYPYYCTTYPDTWTEIYVDNHYFDIDPVIDVVRWGFLPVDWSTLDRRSTQVYRIFKEARSHDIGPHGLSIPIRGPKGERCLFSVSSNLPKRDWSRLRASIIHELQILSQYLHEAVLSVSGLREVGRYRKLARRESQCLQLLAAGRISKQIAGDLDISENSVKLYLRSARLKLGASTSHQAVAKASFLELIQI; translated from the coding sequence GTGGTCGACAATCGTCGACTGTCATCGTCCCTGGGGACGTTGAAATCGGCGAAAGACCGCGGCGACCTTCACCCTGCACTGGATGAACTTTGCGCGCGGTACGGGCTGTCGCACATGACATTTCTTGTAGTTTGCAGCGGAGGCCCGTCGGGTTTGTACCCCTATTACTGTACGACCTATCCAGACACGTGGACCGAGATATACGTCGACAATCACTATTTCGACATAGATCCGGTGATTGACGTCGTCCGTTGGGGCTTCCTCCCGGTGGACTGGTCCACTCTCGATCGACGGTCAACACAGGTCTACCGTATATTTAAGGAAGCGCGTTCCCACGATATTGGCCCCCATGGCTTATCGATCCCTATCCGAGGTCCGAAAGGCGAACGCTGTCTCTTCTCCGTGAGCTCGAACCTGCCCAAGCGCGATTGGTCGCGGCTACGAGCTTCGATCATTCACGAGCTGCAGATCCTTTCCCAGTATCTTCATGAGGCGGTGCTTTCTGTTAGCGGCCTTCGAGAGGTCGGCCGCTATCGGAAACTCGCCAGGCGCGAGAGCCAGTGCCTTCAGCTGCTTGCAGCAGGTAGGATTTCCAAACAGATAGCAGGGGACCTGGACATCTCAGAAAATTCGGTGAAGTTGTACCTGCGGTCGGCAAGGCTCAAACTTGGTGCCTCTACAAGCCATCAGGCCGTTGCCAAAGCAAGCTTCCTCGAATTGATCCAAATCTGA